Part of the Candidatus Chlorohelix allophototropha genome, AATAATAAGAAATACGAAGACCATAACGCCACTGAGAATATTTCTTCACTAATTTTGCAAGAAGTTTTAGAAAGCACCACCAACCCCTGCTTCTCTTTAGATAGAAATTACTGCTATACCAGTTTCAATAAAAGTCACGCCCAACTTATGCAAAGGTTGTATGAGGTTGAAATCCAGTTGGGACAAAACCAGTTGGATTGTATAACCAGCGAAGCAGATCGCGAGGTTGCCAAATATAATCTCGACCGCGCTTTTAGCGGTACGGCAGGAAAGGTGGAGACTTCTTTCGGCATAGATGAAAATCATCGCCATTATTTAAAGGTTATCCATAATCCCATCAGAGATTCTAGCGGGGCAATCATCGGCGTAGTGGTATTAGCGCTGGATTTGAACGACCAAAAACAGATTGAGAATAACCATAGGGAAGGTGAAGAACGCCTGCACATGGCGTTGGAGGCGGCAAAACAAGGGCTTTATAATCTGGATTTAGTAACAGGTCAAGGCGTTATCAATCGCGAATATCTCAGCATGCTTGGCTACGAACCTTCCTCGCTGATTGAAAGCCTAGACTCGTGGGTTAAGCTTTTGCATCCCGATGACCTACAGCATAGCCTAAAGGTGCTGAACGACTGTATTGTCGGTAAACTCACCGAGTACAGGATGGAATACCGCATGCGCACCAAAGAGGGCAACTGGAAGTGGATTCTTTCGCTCGGCAAAGTGCTAGAGCGAGATGCGGATGGAAAAGCCACGCGCCTGATCGGTACGCACACCGATATTACGCCGCAAAAAGCGGCTGAAACGCGTATCCTCAAATTGAGCAATATGTATGCTGCCCTCAGCCAGACCAATCAGGCGATAATTCGGATTCAAGAGCGTGAAACATTGTTCAAGGAAGTTTGCCGCATTGCCGTAGAATTTGGCGGCTTGAGAATGGCGTGGATCGGGATGCCTGAACCCGATGGGGAATATATAGTTCCGGTGGCAAAGTTTGGCGAAAGTCTGGCTTACCTTGACTCTATTAGGATTGCGGTTAACTCGAACGTACCGGAAGGGCGTGGGCCAGCCGGGGTTGTTTTTCATTCAAACCGCCATTACATTTGTAATGATTTTTTTAACGACCCTATAACCTTACCGTGGCGCACAAGCGCAGCGACATTTGGGTTCCGGTCTGTAGCTGCCTTCCCGCTGGTATTATCCGACAAGGTAATTGGAATATTAACCCTTTATTCCGGCGAAGTGGGGCACTTCGATGATGAAATAGTCCAATTGCTGGATGAGATGGTATTGGACATTTGCTTTGCCTTGACTCATTTTAAAAATGATGAAGCACGCGCTCGTACCGAAGAAGCTTTGTACAAGAGCGAAAAGCTTTTCCGATTCCTGACTGAAAACGCCGCCGACATGATTTTCCGCGATAAGCTTGACGGTTCAATTGAATATATCTCCCCGGTTTGCCGCACCTTATTGGGTTACGAACCGGAAGAAATGTTAGGGCGACTATCAACTGACTTTTTCCATCCTGAAGATAAAGAAGCCATATATAAAAACCTCCGCACCAAAACTTACAGTACCGCGGTAATCCCTCTTAGTCACCGGATGCGGCGTAAAAACGGCGAATATATCTGGGTAGAAACCAATATTCAGCAGATAGTTGACCCTATTTCCGGCAAACCCTCGTATTTTGTTGGGGCATCCCGCGATATTACCGAGCGAGTAAAAGCGGAACAGGCATTGCGCGAGAGCGAGGAACGCTTCCGCCTTGTCGCCGCAAGTTCCAGCGATATGATTTGGACGATGGATATGGAGGGCAATTTCACCTATGTCAGCCCTGCCATAGTGCAACTTAGCGATTATACGCCTGAAGAAGTTTTAAAACTAAATGTAAAAGACACCATGACCCCCCAATCTGCCGCAATTATCCAACAGGGTATGATAGAAACTATCAAGTCTGTAAAAAATGGGACTTACAAGAGGCAGGGGAAATTATTCATATTGGAGCAATACCGCAAGGATGGCAGTATGGTATGGACGGAGGTTTCTGCCAACCTACTGCTTGATGCGACCGGGAATATCAGAGGCTTTCTGGGTATCACCCGCGACATAACCGAGCGGTTAAAAACCGATGCTGCCTTGCGAGAGAGCGAGGAACGCTTCCGCCTTGTCGCCGAAAATTCCAACGATGTGATTTGGACGATGGATATGGAGGGCAAATTTACCTATGTCAGCCCTTCCGTATTTCAACTCAGAGGCTATACCCCCGAAGAGGTTATGCAACAAACGGCAGACGAATCGTTGACTCCCGAATCTGCCGCAATTATGCGCCAGCGGTTGACTGAAGTAATTAAAGCTATTCAGACAGGTACTTACAAGAGGCGCAAGAACTTGTATCAGTTGGAGCAGCCCTGCAAAGATGGCAGCACCGTCTGGACAGAGGTTTCTGCCTGCGTGATGGTTGATGATACAGGGAATATCAAGGGCTTTCTGGGTGTTTCGCGAGACATTACCGAGCGGTTAAAAGCTGAAAAAGCCTTGCGCGAGAGCGAGGAAAAATATCGGCAAATTTTCGAACTGGACAATGAAGCTATATTCCTAGTTGAGCAAGCTACCGGCTTAATTCTGGATGCCAATGATTCTGCCACCAAAATTTATGGTTATACCAAAGAAGAATTTAAGGCTTTACGCAATACTGATATTTCGGCGGAACCGGAAAAAACACAGGAACTGACTTCTAACAGAACTTTTGACAGTATGCTAGTGCCGCTGCGCTATCACCGCCGCAAGGATGGCTCAATTTTCCCCATCGAAATGGCGCTGCGCATCTTTGATTTAAAAGGTAAGTCGGTATTCGTGGTGGCTGCTCGCGACATCAGCGAGCGGTTAAAAGCCGAAGAGGCATTGCGTAACTCGGAAGAAAAATTCTCCAAAATCTTTAACGCCAGCCCGGCAGCGATTATAATTACCAGCGCTGAAGGGCAGATTGTCGATATTAACCCTAGCGCACTCAAACTTTCAGGCTACACTCGCGAGGAAAGTATCGAGCATAACGTCATGGAGCTTGGCACATGGCCTGAGCCTGAGCATAGAGCATACATCGGTAATATGCTGCTTAAGCAGGGTTATCTTCATCAGGTTGACACTACCTACCGTATAAAAAACGGGGATATTCGCCGTGTGCTGGCTTATTACGAAATCATAGAACTCGCCGGAGTTAAACGAATTCTGTCGATGATTAATGATGTGACCGAAATCAAACATGCCGAAGAAGCCCTGCGCAACTCGGAAGAAAAATTCTCCAAAGTCTTTAAATCCAGTCCCTTGCCCATTATAATCTCAGGGTTGGAAGATGCCCGTATTCTGGATGCCAATCAGCAAGCGCTTGATTTCTTTGGCTACGCTAGAGAAGAATTTATCGGACATACCGCCGCTGAGCTACAAATGTGGGTAAAACCTGAACTCAGGGATATGGCGGTTGAGCAGATAAAAAAACAAGGCTATATTCATAATTTTGACAACGAGTACCGCCTTAAAAGCGGTGAAATCCGCAGTGTAATAGCTTCCTTCGAAATAATTGAACTCGATGGCAAGCCTCAAGTTTTGTCGGTATTGAGCGACATTACCGAACGCAAGCGGGCGCAAGATGAATTGACGAAGAATAGGGAACAACTTTTCCAGGCTCAAAAAATGGAAACGGTAGGCAAGTTGGCAGGCGGAGTGGCGCACGATTTTAACAATCTGCTAACCGTTATACAGGGCTACATTGATATATGGCAGTTCAGTTTAGACGAGGATGACCCGCATCGGGAAGAGCTAGAGGAGATCAATAAAGCCACGCAGAGAGCTACTGCGCTGACTCGCCAATTGCTGACATTGAGCCGCCGCCAAGTAGTGCAAACCAAAGAGATAGATTTAAATGAGCTAATAAGAAATTTGGAAAAGATGTTGCGGCGCGTGATCGGCGAAGATGTAGAATTGGTATGTGAACTAGAAAAAAGCCTCGGTAAAGTAAAAGTAGACCCCGGTCAGATAGAGCAAGTTATTTTAAACTTGTCGGTTAATGCCAGAGATGCGATGCCCAAAGGAGGCAGGTTAAAGCTCAAAACATATAATTTTGAGGTCAATAATGATTATGCCGACAAGCATATAACAATAAAGACCGGCTCTTATATTGTGCTGGAAACAAGCGATACAGGCAAAGGCATGGATAAGGAAACCTTGAGCCATATCTTTGAACCATTCTTTACTACCAAAGAAACGGGGAAAGGAACTGGGTTAGGGCTTTCCATTGTTTACGGGATTGTGCAGCAGAACGAGGGGCATGTGTGGGTGTATAGTGAACCCATGCTAGGCACAACTTTCAAGATTTTTTTACCTAGCCTGAAAGAGGCAGGAAATGTTCCCACCGAAGCGACTGCGGAATCCAGCGCAAAGGTGACCGGCACGGAAACTATTCTGTTGGTGGAAGATGATGAAGCGATTCGCAAGCTGGCGGTGCGGTTATTACGCAACAACGGCTATAAGGTGCTGGAAGCGGGAGATGGTATTGCCGCCCTGAAATTGGCACAGGAATATGATGCTAAGATTCATCTGCTGATAAGCGATGTTGTAATGCCCCGGATGGGGGGACCTGAACTAGCCGAGGAGATTAAAAGCTTAATAAGCGGCTTAAAAGTGCTTTTTATGTCGGGTTATACCGGGGATTTCGATATTGATGGAACACTATTGCCCGAATCTACCTATATTCATAAGCCCTTTACCACAGAGGAATTTTCTCGCAAGATTCGCGAAGTCCTAGACGCACCCTTACCAGAAACGGAGTAGTCCTTGTGCGTGAGCTAAGGACGGGGGCTTTTGCTGCGATCTTTGAACGTACCGATTATAAGACCAAGCATTGCCCCCAAGCCGGTTAATGCCCAACTTCCGGTTGAAGAGGTGAGAGCGAAAACCACTACTGAGCTACCCATGCCGAAGGATATACCCCACAGCAGCCATAACTCGGTATTAGTGTATTTACGTTTCATCGAATTGAGTCCTTTCCTTTGTAACTATTCACCCCCTAACCCCCTCAAGGGGGAAAGGAGAGAGGGAGGAGTTATAGGGGACACCCCTATGACCCCGGCGGGGAAATTCCCCTGCCCCCTTTTTCGTTAATTCGTCTCAAGGAATGAGTAGTTACTTTCCTTTAGCCCTAATCGCACAAAATATTCAACGCCGGATAGCCTTAATTGTACTATAAAGCCCCACCGGAACGATACTGCTATCCTGACGATTAGGCTTGTATCTTGCGACTAAGCGGCTATGGGCAAGAGGACGTACCGAGCATGTAGGAAATTTCCCCACTTCTAGAAAGTCGTTTTGTACACCAATACCCTTTCGATATTACGTCTTGGGGATATGTCTTAAGAGAGAGTCGCCAGCGCTTGCTCCAAATCTGCCAGCAAGTCGCGGATGTCCTCGCAGCCCGCACTGAAGCGAATGAAGCCTTCCGAGATAATATCGCCACTCCAACGCGCCCGCCGTTCCGCGCTGGTGTGCAAACCGCCGAAACTGGTAGCTTCGTACACCAGTTTGCAATTTGCCAGAAACTTTTCGGCTTGCTCCCGACTCGCCAGCGTAAAGCTCACCACCGGACCGTAATAACTCATTTGGCGCACGGCAATGGAATGGGCAGGGTCTTCCGGCAAACCGGGATAGCGCACTTCCAGCACTTCCGGGCGGCGCGAGAGAAAGTGCGCAATTGCCAGCGCGTTGTTGCACTGCCGCTCCAAGCGCAACGCCAACGTACCAAGCGAGCGATGCGCCATCCACACTTCCATCGGACCGGGGATTGCGCCCTGTTGGGTGCGCCAAGCGCGAACCTTGCTGAGCAAAGTTGAATCCTTTGCCGCCACATAGCCAAGAACCAAATCGCTATGTCCGGTGAGAGCTTTGGTGGCGCTGGCAACCGAAAAATCCGCGCCCAATTCGAGCGGCTTTTGCCCCAACATAGTAGGCGTGGTATTATCCACCGCTACCAACACACCCTGAGCATGTGCCGCTTCTGCCAGCATGCGAATATCGCACACCTCAAGACCCGGATTACTAGGCGATTCGAGCCAAAGCAATTTCGCGCCCTCCAAATGGGCGAGTTGAGCATTGCCGCGCGTGGAGGCAAGCTGCACCCTTACACCCATTTCTGCCAGATAGCCCTGCGCAATCACCCGCGAAGTGTAATATGAGTCGGAGGGTAGCACCAGTGTATCGCCGGGGCGCAGCAGCGTACCAAAAATTGAGGCTACCGCAGCCATACCGGAAGGGAAAACCACCGCCTCGCCCCCTTCCAATTCTGATAGCGCTTGCTCGAACTGATTCCAAGTGGGATTGTTGAAACGGGCGTAGGTATAGGGTACGGCGGAGGGGTCGCCTGCCGCATGAAAAGCTGAGGCAAAAACGGGTCCTTGCAAAAACGCTTCGCCCTGCACCGCTTCCGGCACACCCGCGCGGGTCACTCTGGTTGCATCGTACATAGTATTATCTCTTTCCGCTTGCTGACCGAATATTCACTTGTGCCATTATAGCCCATTGAAATTCGCTGAGGAAAGTAATATAACTGAAGTGACAGGGTGCGAGTTAATAGGGGTGTACCCCATTGGAGACATTAAATGAGTAATATTCAGCATGTATTTTATGAACTGGAAAAGCACAAAGCCGCGCTGTCCGAACTAGAAAATGCTGCCGAAGTGTATGGCTATCTACAAGTGCCGCAAGCGTTGGTGGAAAAAATGGAACGAGAGATGCTGGCGATAGCACAGCTTGAGCGCGAACTGGTACTGCGCGGGCATTTGCAAGTGCCGGACGATATCAGGATAAAGCCGCTTAACCAACCGCCGCTCTCCGATTCTGCGTCTTCCTCCACCTTTACACCCGATTCGCGTGAGTTGCCGTCACAATTCCTCACTTTTGTGATTATCTTGCTAGTATTACTGATTGCGTTGCTACTGGCGTTGCTGCTTTTGCCGCACTAGGGGCGTTTTTAGACAAATCTTATACTTTTATTATCACTTCTTAATTCTAAATTAACCTAAAATTCACTTTATTTAGTTAATATTATAACAAGTTTGCGACAGTTGCTTAATGCCCTGTAACTTTAGGTTACCCCTATAAGGAGAGCCATTCGGTTATGAAACCCAGATATTTTATTGATGCCCATAAATTGGCGACTCCGCTAGTTATTTTGCTAATGATAGCGCTGTACGAACAGTGGAATAATTATACTGCGTGGGCGTATCTCGCCATGCATGGCACTTATTGTCTGCTATGGGTGCTGAAAAGCCGCCTTTTCCCCGATAGCCATTGGGAGCGTCGCCTTTCGCTAGGGCGCTGCCTTTTCATTTGGCTGATACTGTCACTCTACTGGATCGCGCCGTGGTTCATCACTGCCGGACATGTTGAAGCGCCCCCGTGGTTGCTGGCGTTATGTATCAGCCTGTACATTCTGGGAATTTTCTTGCATTACTCCAGCGATATGCAAAAATACACCAGCCTCCAATTGCGCCCTACCGAGTTGATTACCGAAGGGCTGTGGAGTAAGGTGCGTAATCCCAATTATACCGGAGAGTTTTTGATTTACCTCAGCTTTAGCATTATGCCGCTACACTGGCTGCCCCCGCTACTGCTGGCGGGCGTGATAATATTCGTGTGGTTGCCGCAGATGGTACGCAAAGACCGCTCGCTATCGCGCTTCAGCAATTTCAAAGAATACAAGGCACACACCAAACGAATGTTTCCTTTTCTTTTTTAATGTCGGGCGAAGGCTGCACCCTTCGCCGACACTGATTCAACTTTTCAGCCACAACGCCCTCCCTTTATAAGATTTAATGTTGAAATTTGTACAGCAATTCTCCCAAAGCTGAGCTAATTGGGACAGATTTAGCGTTTATTAAAATTACAAATGATGATTATTAATAAATTAGCTAAAACTAAGTGGAATCGAGGAAAGCGGCAGTGAAAAAATGGGATGAGGTGGGCGCGATACTGGAAAGAGAGTCGGCGGGTAGTCTGAGCAATCAAAGTGGAATTTATCTTCATTTTGTCAAAGAAGATTACCTGCGGGTGCAGCGGTATCTTGAGCAAAGACTGAAGTTTGCCGAGGCGATATATGGAACTGAACACATAAAGGTTGCCGCTTGTCTAAACAATTTGGGGATGTTGCGCTACGGAATGAGCGATTTTGTAGCAGCCCGGCAGTTATTAGAACGTGCCCACCGCATAGTGGAAAAGCATTTTGGCGAGAACCATCCCCAAGTTGCTATGAGCCTCAATACGCTGGGGCGGACGCTTCACGATATGGGCGAATTGGAAGCAGCACAGCAACCGCACAAGAAGCAATGGCACATCGTTTGATTACCGCATTTTTCAAAAATCATTAAACTGCCTTTAACATATTTATCAACTGTAGTATGTAGTTAATGCTACAATTTGTTTACCATTATTTTAACCTGAGTCGGATATAATTACTCCTGTAGAAGTAGTTTAGCAAGGAGGCGACTCACATGAAACGGTTACGTAAAACTGCCGTGATGTGCGGAATAACCGGGGTTTTGCTAGTTTTTTCCGCTTATCCGGTCTATGTTGGAATACACGAGACTAACCCGTTGATGGGATTCGCCGCTGAAATCTTTTTCGGAGTACCGGTAATAATAATATTGTCTGCCCTACTGCTGGAGTTTAGTACTGCTAAAGCTGAGGGAATCGCCTTATTACTGGTAGCCATACCGGGCCTGTTGTTTCAGTGTGCGTTCTTGTCGCAGGTTTCTGGTGTTTGGAGCTTACCTATCGTGCCGGTGATTCTATCGCTGGTAGGCGTGCTGTTGCTGGTAGGGGGCGGCGCGCTGGCTTTCACGGCGCAGCGTCAGCTAAACCGGCGCACCTTTATAGTTAATGAGTTGTAGTGGTATAACAAACCAACCTGAACAGTCCCGGCATCGGTCGTGAAGTTGCGACCTTGCCGTTCAGGTTGGTTTTTATGTGCTTGCCGCCAGCCCGGAAGCGCCAGCATCACCCTCGAATAATCTTTTTGCTTCTGGCGAGAGGTTCAAGCCTCTTGCTTTTTTTTATGCTTTTTAACCGGAATGTTTACCCGCCCGCGCTACAATTTAGATAGTGATAGGTCACCTCTGCAAGCATTTTTTATGGCTGTGGAAAGAGAAAAAGCGATGAACAAAAGACATGAAGCAGGTATCTGGTGTGGCACAGCGGGAGGCGTTTTGCTGCTGGTAGCCTGTGTGCTAGGCATTGACCGTCTTTCTCCGCTTTGGGGACTTTACACCATGCTCTATTTTGCGCTACCGGCGCTGGCAAGTTTGCTGTGTGTATTAATTGCTTTGCGCTTGCCGCGTACCGGGGGGGTATTGCTGATAGTGCTGGCGTTGCCGGGTCTGCTCAACCTGACGCTGGCGAATAATAACTACACTGTCGAACTTTACCAAGGGGTAGCGATGGGAGGCGCGTTGCTGCTGGCGTTGGGAGGTACACTCACTCTCGTCTCCGGCATACATCAACGCCGACATATGACTTTCAACTGAGTATTGTCAGGCAATCAGGGCTGTTTAAGCGGTGGGGCGGGTTTGAGCAATTCGTTTATAGCCGCCCTAATCGCGGGGTTCTGGTGACGATAGAGCAGCAGCACTTCGCGCAATATCTCGGTTTTTCGTTTATCGCGTCCAGTTTTGCTTGCCGCTAACATCTCCTTCAACAAATCCTCGCTGTCGCCCGCCACTATGCCAAGCGCGAGGTAGCGATATAAATCATAGTGACGGGTGACGGCAAGAAAATTTAATAGGAAGGGGTGGAAGTGGCTACCCTCTACGTGGGTCAACAACAAATCGAAAAGCCCAATCAGCAACGCCTCGTTACCCAACGCGCCGTATTTCTGCACTAGCAAATCCACCAACGCAACGGGCAAGCGCGTCAGACTTCGCAAACATTCTGCCGTAATTTCGGCAATCTTCTCGCCCTCCTGTATCGCATAATAATAGAGCGGTAGCAAATTGTGCTGCATCGCCAACAGCTTTACCGCCGTCAGGGCGGGTTCGCCCGACATGCGCGAGGTTTCGGGGTCTGCCAACAGCCGGGTACAATGAAATGCCGCGATGGTCTCATCCACCTCGAACAACACTTTCAAAGCAGCGGCTCGCAGGTGTGCACCTTGCGCATCGTGCAACGAAGGCATCTTCTCGTAGGTACAGGCGGCGCGTTCCAGCAGGGGCAAATCTTCCGCCACCGCCAGCGTGTGTAAAGCCTTGAGAATAGTAGCCCGCAGAAACGCACCCGAATCAAGTTTCGTCCCGTCCGCCTCATAGCGTCGGTACAACGCCAGCAACGCGGGACGCGCTTCCGGTAGCGGGTAATCCGTCAGCGCCCGCAACGCTGCCTCTAGCGTTTGTCGCTTGCGCTCGCTCTTGAGCAACTCAACGGCGTATAGCGCCTGCTCTCGCGGAGCAGCTTTCAGACTTAGCAACTTTTCCAGCTTTGCGTCCGGCTTCACGTTAGCCGCCATCCTGCCTCCCTTTCGTTAAATTAATTCCCTTCTCTATCATACCGCAAAAAAGGGGGGTTTCAGCCCCCTTCAAAATCTATTCCTTCTTATCATCGCCCGGTCGAATAATCACCAGATCGCCCTCACCCCACATAAAACGGCTTCTCCGCTCAGGGCTGATGCCAGATTCTTTCTTAGGTGGGTGTTTCTGCTCATCGCCATCTTGTGCCGATTCTTCCGGTTTGTCGGTTTCGGAATCGGGTGGGGTTAGTTCCTTGTCTTCAGGCATTTGTATATGACTCTTGATTAATGTAAAAGATTATTTTTCGAGTTCGTTTAAACGCTTTTCGAGATAATTAATATTTTCTAAAATGTGCTGTTTCTCGATCTCTAAATAAGCAGGTGAATGAACAAAACCAAATGCAGCTAACTTCCTATCAATTATATCAAGGTTCATTCTATTATTTTTTAATGCATCTTTGACACTTCTTATAGAATTTTCGTTTAAATCATTTCTTGCCTGTGCACAAACTTTTAAACCTTCTTGTGTAATAGTAAATGCAAAAATATCCAAATTTCCAGTAAGATAATTTATCTTGTTAACATATCCTAGCGAAATCAGGCTTCGTAAGGCTCTTTGTAATTTGGC contains:
- a CDS encoding PAS domain S-box protein, yielding MQHFEQTTISSANNKKYEDHNATENISSLILQEVLESTTNPCFSLDRNYCYTSFNKSHAQLMQRLYEVEIQLGQNQLDCITSEADREVAKYNLDRAFSGTAGKVETSFGIDENHRHYLKVIHNPIRDSSGAIIGVVVLALDLNDQKQIENNHREGEERLHMALEAAKQGLYNLDLVTGQGVINREYLSMLGYEPSSLIESLDSWVKLLHPDDLQHSLKVLNDCIVGKLTEYRMEYRMRTKEGNWKWILSLGKVLERDADGKATRLIGTHTDITPQKAAETRILKLSNMYAALSQTNQAIIRIQERETLFKEVCRIAVEFGGLRMAWIGMPEPDGEYIVPVAKFGESLAYLDSIRIAVNSNVPEGRGPAGVVFHSNRHYICNDFFNDPITLPWRTSAATFGFRSVAAFPLVLSDKVIGILTLYSGEVGHFDDEIVQLLDEMVLDICFALTHFKNDEARARTEEALYKSEKLFRFLTENAADMIFRDKLDGSIEYISPVCRTLLGYEPEEMLGRLSTDFFHPEDKEAIYKNLRTKTYSTAVIPLSHRMRRKNGEYIWVETNIQQIVDPISGKPSYFVGASRDITERVKAEQALRESEERFRLVAASSSDMIWTMDMEGNFTYVSPAIVQLSDYTPEEVLKLNVKDTMTPQSAAIIQQGMIETIKSVKNGTYKRQGKLFILEQYRKDGSMVWTEVSANLLLDATGNIRGFLGITRDITERLKTDAALRESEERFRLVAENSNDVIWTMDMEGKFTYVSPSVFQLRGYTPEEVMQQTADESLTPESAAIMRQRLTEVIKAIQTGTYKRRKNLYQLEQPCKDGSTVWTEVSACVMVDDTGNIKGFLGVSRDITERLKAEKALRESEEKYRQIFELDNEAIFLVEQATGLILDANDSATKIYGYTKEEFKALRNTDISAEPEKTQELTSNRTFDSMLVPLRYHRRKDGSIFPIEMALRIFDLKGKSVFVVAARDISERLKAEEALRNSEEKFSKIFNASPAAIIITSAEGQIVDINPSALKLSGYTREESIEHNVMELGTWPEPEHRAYIGNMLLKQGYLHQVDTTYRIKNGDIRRVLAYYEIIELAGVKRILSMINDVTEIKHAEEALRNSEEKFSKVFKSSPLPIIISGLEDARILDANQQALDFFGYAREEFIGHTAAELQMWVKPELRDMAVEQIKKQGYIHNFDNEYRLKSGEIRSVIASFEIIELDGKPQVLSVLSDITERKRAQDELTKNREQLFQAQKMETVGKLAGGVAHDFNNLLTVIQGYIDIWQFSLDEDDPHREELEEINKATQRATALTRQLLTLSRRQVVQTKEIDLNELIRNLEKMLRRVIGEDVELVCELEKSLGKVKVDPGQIEQVILNLSVNARDAMPKGGRLKLKTYNFEVNNDYADKHITIKTGSYIVLETSDTGKGMDKETLSHIFEPFFTTKETGKGTGLGLSIVYGIVQQNEGHVWVYSEPMLGTTFKIFLPSLKEAGNVPTEATAESSAKVTGTETILLVEDDEAIRKLAVRLLRNNGYKVLEAGDGIAALKLAQEYDAKIHLLISDVVMPRMGGPELAEEIKSLISGLKVLFMSGYTGDFDIDGTLLPESTYIHKPFTTEEFSRKIREVLDAPLPETE
- a CDS encoding DUF1295 domain-containing protein produces the protein MKPRYFIDAHKLATPLVILLMIALYEQWNNYTAWAYLAMHGTYCLLWVLKSRLFPDSHWERRLSLGRCLFIWLILSLYWIAPWFITAGHVEAPPWLLALCISLYILGIFLHYSSDMQKYTSLQLRPTELITEGLWSKVRNPNYTGEFLIYLSFSIMPLHWLPPLLLAGVIIFVWLPQMVRKDRSLSRFSNFKEYKAHTKRMFPFLF
- a CDS encoding tetratricopeptide repeat protein, whose amino-acid sequence is MKKWDEVGAILERESAGSLSNQSGIYLHFVKEDYLRVQRYLEQRLKFAEAIYGTEHIKVAACLNNLGMLRYGMSDFVAARQLLERAHRIVEKHFGENHPQVAMSLNTLGRTLHDMGELEAAQQPHKKQWHIV
- a CDS encoding cystathionine gamma-lyase, which gives rise to MYDATRVTRAGVPEAVQGEAFLQGPVFASAFHAAGDPSAVPYTYARFNNPTWNQFEQALSELEGGEAVVFPSGMAAVASIFGTLLRPGDTLVLPSDSYYTSRVIAQGYLAEMGVRVQLASTRGNAQLAHLEGAKLLWLESPSNPGLEVCDIRMLAEAAHAQGVLVAVDNTTPTMLGQKPLELGADFSVASATKALTGHSDLVLGYVAAKDSTLLSKVRAWRTQQGAIPGPMEVWMAHRSLGTLALRLERQCNNALAIAHFLSRRPEVLEVRYPGLPEDPAHSIAVRQMSYYGPVVSFTLASREQAEKFLANCKLVYEATSFGGLHTSAERRARWSGDIISEGFIRFSAGCEDIRDLLADLEQALATLS